One Candidatus Fermentibacter sp. genomic region harbors:
- a CDS encoding prepilin-type N-terminal cleavage/methylation domain-containing protein has protein sequence MKANETRRGMSLVEVTIVIVVLGVIMAGVFMMFISGTEHFEFARQQNELDMDARMILDRVSNEIIWAGYMPVGGWDNDEWHPITKATPDSMSFYADLDESASLEPTDYRHITRINDQVRITDEGSRTQNVGNDVTSLQYVYLDEGGSQIPFPIDSTSRDMIRHVRITLILTSIHGDNVLQTILHTSVSPRNLGVNHNIDPMFWPPEPMRGLIVLNVGGDSLNPAPTVDEDEFSTRLQYWGYTVRELTDDQLIGYDYTEVDALILRHIPGGSHYNGAYPTFFADLPVPTITLSAQDAVDLFAMGTSYGEIQNDQMTVVKFGPPAHFTGTFDVYEAMTNGYQSVLTGMTPVLGDTLYLNPGTFSDSSGVYATNLELVPDSLRRVHFSAWQSRSYTERGWEVFFNIVKWLAMDEEGYLGTPITTLEDFEGPQATAQDIIVWSDDIVPGAGTDTTQIFIDQFTGGYASNWIMAPLGGGRIDIYNNSLRMDRSAAGAETRNLASLGLDLSAFDEYADELRLTYRSYSGEGAADSADGVFFNDFTATQLASVDFESGIPASVTFSGTGGRYRYLNTAGWGGNGYFVTMDANVDYTAGSERMRLSFPTAGVSAGDAIVISYRFHDHSDGSDAGGAPGWNADFVAWNSSGAYIPPTLLYYLNPGGFDNSTWYTRNAAFAAPAVVPDPLYVAFGWYGSRRATAINANDGISLDDITVTAYGDSTYSPIGTCAGSASWASTSIDLDQAARDNSYPFAANYRVLLSQSGSGTMPGSGGRLWDDVEVTVLRPGTVADGWRHGRMAMNRVDDWNFKNIIPAFADSWVSQTSSGSNYSNNSYCFLQSPSISVPDWIDAPVFEFSHRMLAEAGNGDDGGYVQISVDGGVWTTLTASSGLLYNYTSTANFPGGSGIRIFGGTDINSPRIERVALDAYKGHTVRFRFVFGSDGSTTNTGWLIDNFLVHGQAVGYQISSIQFQAQTVPAAWNYLCDVYMSSGTDSSFASAGEWDKAAMVQVGSAVPFTVGTGGWNTLALENPFVLSPGENLYLKIEQLDAGWTASEIDWLCSTGGEIRCRQAESDLVDPILLLLYNNRPNIRLVTTDGELVVEGGTNPDASVPLNNGSSFNDCEMIFTPSEMGTEGSAGAWTHGGDLDDWEIGTPVVLSVDPPLTSENGTSIAGTDLTDDGFYSPGEWAWFLSPPYPMPDEAAYDSVAVQVFKCLQNAPNDDAFIQMAFTDTEVPPDSASSEWVTVRSYYGVGEEIWDYEAIDLTTQFDAAWTLGRAFFFIRFMESSGPFGERGGWNLDNIQFFAR, from the coding sequence ATGAAAGCAAACGAGACCAGGAGAGGCATGAGCCTCGTCGAGGTGACCATCGTGATCGTGGTCCTCGGCGTGATCATGGCCGGCGTCTTCATGATGTTCATCAGCGGCACCGAGCACTTCGAGTTCGCCCGCCAGCAGAACGAGCTGGACATGGACGCGAGGATGATCCTGGACAGGGTGTCCAACGAGATCATCTGGGCGGGCTACATGCCCGTCGGTGGATGGGACAACGACGAGTGGCACCCCATCACCAAGGCCACCCCGGACTCGATGTCCTTCTACGCGGACCTGGACGAGTCCGCCTCGCTCGAGCCCACCGACTACAGGCACATCACCCGGATCAACGACCAGGTGAGGATCACCGACGAGGGGAGCAGGACCCAGAACGTCGGAAACGACGTCACCTCGCTCCAGTACGTCTACCTGGACGAGGGGGGCAGCCAGATCCCGTTCCCCATCGACTCCACCTCCAGGGACATGATCCGGCACGTCAGGATCACGCTGATCCTCACGTCCATCCACGGCGACAACGTGCTCCAGACCATCCTGCACACCTCGGTCTCCCCCCGGAACCTCGGGGTGAACCACAACATCGATCCGATGTTCTGGCCCCCCGAGCCCATGAGGGGCCTCATCGTCCTCAACGTCGGCGGTGACAGCCTGAATCCCGCCCCCACCGTCGACGAGGACGAGTTCAGCACGAGGCTGCAGTACTGGGGATACACGGTGCGCGAACTGACCGACGACCAGCTCATCGGCTACGACTACACCGAGGTCGACGCCCTGATCCTCAGGCACATCCCCGGCGGATCGCACTACAACGGCGCCTATCCGACGTTCTTCGCCGACCTGCCCGTGCCGACAATCACCCTGTCGGCCCAGGACGCGGTGGACCTCTTCGCGATGGGCACATCCTACGGCGAGATACAGAACGACCAGATGACCGTCGTGAAGTTCGGCCCCCCGGCACATTTCACCGGCACGTTCGACGTGTACGAGGCGATGACCAACGGGTACCAGTCCGTGCTCACCGGCATGACCCCGGTGCTCGGCGACACCCTCTACCTGAATCCGGGAACGTTCTCCGACTCCTCGGGCGTATACGCCACCAACCTCGAACTCGTGCCCGACAGCCTGCGCCGCGTACACTTCAGCGCGTGGCAGAGCCGAAGCTACACCGAGCGCGGGTGGGAGGTGTTCTTCAACATCGTGAAGTGGCTCGCGATGGACGAGGAGGGCTACCTCGGCACGCCCATCACCACGCTCGAGGACTTCGAGGGCCCGCAGGCCACGGCCCAGGACATCATCGTCTGGAGCGACGACATCGTCCCCGGCGCGGGAACCGACACGACGCAGATTTTCATCGACCAGTTCACGGGAGGCTATGCCTCGAACTGGATCATGGCGCCCCTCGGGGGCGGCAGGATCGACATCTACAACAACTCCCTCCGGATGGACAGGTCCGCCGCCGGGGCCGAAACAAGGAACCTCGCCTCGCTGGGTCTCGACCTCTCTGCATTCGACGAGTACGCAGACGAACTGAGGCTCACCTACCGGTCCTACAGCGGGGAGGGCGCCGCAGACTCCGCCGACGGCGTGTTCTTCAACGACTTCACCGCTACTCAGCTGGCATCCGTAGACTTCGAGTCCGGCATCCCCGCGAGCGTCACCTTCTCGGGCACCGGAGGCAGGTACAGGTACCTGAACACAGCGGGCTGGGGAGGCAACGGCTACTTCGTCACGATGGATGCCAACGTTGATTACACAGCCGGCTCCGAGCGCATGAGGTTGTCCTTCCCGACCGCGGGCGTCTCCGCGGGCGACGCCATCGTGATCTCCTACAGGTTCCACGATCATTCGGACGGATCCGACGCCGGGGGGGCCCCGGGCTGGAACGCGGACTTCGTCGCTTGGAACTCCAGCGGGGCCTACATCCCTCCGACCCTCCTCTACTACCTCAACCCCGGCGGTTTCGACAACTCCACATGGTACACCAGGAACGCCGCGTTCGCGGCGCCGGCGGTCGTACCCGATCCGCTCTACGTGGCATTCGGCTGGTATGGCAGCAGAAGGGCCACCGCCATCAATGCCAACGACGGCATCTCGCTCGATGACATCACCGTCACCGCATACGGCGACAGCACGTACTCCCCGATCGGGACCTGCGCGGGGTCGGCCTCCTGGGCGTCGACTTCCATCGACCTCGACCAGGCGGCCAGGGACAACTCCTATCCGTTCGCTGCAAACTACAGGGTCCTTCTCAGCCAGTCCGGCTCCGGCACCATGCCGGGATCGGGCGGCCGCCTGTGGGACGACGTCGAGGTGACGGTCCTGAGGCCGGGCACCGTCGCCGACGGCTGGCGCCACGGCCGCATGGCCATGAACAGGGTCGACGACTGGAACTTCAAGAACATCATCCCGGCCTTCGCCGACTCGTGGGTGAGCCAGACCTCCTCCGGCAGCAACTACAGCAACAACTCCTACTGCTTCTTGCAGAGCCCCTCGATATCGGTGCCCGACTGGATCGACGCTCCCGTGTTCGAGTTCAGCCACAGGATGCTGGCCGAAGCCGGCAACGGCGACGACGGCGGGTACGTCCAGATATCCGTCGACGGAGGGGTCTGGACCACCCTGACCGCCTCGTCTGGGCTGCTCTACAACTACACTTCCACCGCGAACTTCCCAGGCGGATCAGGGATTCGCATCTTCGGCGGCACTGACATCAACAGCCCCCGGATAGAGAGGGTGGCCCTCGACGCCTACAAGGGGCACACCGTGAGGTTCAGGTTCGTGTTCGGCTCCGACGGCTCCACCACGAACACGGGATGGCTCATCGACAACTTCCTGGTCCACGGCCAGGCCGTGGGCTACCAGATCTCCTCCATCCAGTTCCAGGCCCAGACCGTGCCCGCCGCCTGGAACTACCTGTGCGACGTGTACATGTCCTCGGGCACCGACAGCTCCTTCGCATCGGCGGGCGAATGGGACAAGGCCGCGATGGTCCAGGTGGGCTCCGCCGTGCCCTTCACCGTTGGCACCGGGGGATGGAACACACTGGCGCTCGAGAACCCGTTCGTGCTGTCCCCCGGTGAGAACCTCTACCTGAAGATCGAACAGCTCGACGCCGGCTGGACCGCGAGCGAGATAGACTGGCTCTGCAGCACGGGCGGAGAGATCAGGTGCCGCCAGGCCGAGAGCGACCTTGTCGACCCGATCCTGCTGCTGCTCTACAACAACAGGCCCAACATCAGGCTGGTGACCACCGACGGCGAGCTGGTGGTCGAGGGCGGCACCAATCCGGACGCCTCCGTGCCGCTCAACAACGGCAGCTCGTTCAACGACTGCGAGATGATCTTCACCCCGTCGGAGATGGGCACCGAGGGCAGCGCCGGGGCGTGGACTCACGGCGGGGATCTCGACGACTGGGAGATAGGCACCCCGGTCGTGCTGAGCGTCGATCCGCCCCTGACGTCGGAGAACGGGACGTCGATCGCGGGCACGGACCTGACGGACGACGGCTTCTACAGCCCGGGCGAATGGGCCTGGTTCCTCTCGCCCCCCTACCCGATGCCCGACGAGGCCGCCTACGACAGTGTGGCGGTGCAGGTGTTCAAGTGCCTGCAGAACGCCCCCAACGACGACGCGTTCATCCAGATGGCGTTCACCGACACCGAGGTCCCGCCCGATTCTGCATCCTCGGAATGGGTCACCGTGCGTTCGTACTACGGCGTTGGAGAGGAGATATGGGACTACGAGGCAATCGACCTCACGACGCAGTTCGATGCCGCATGGACCCTGGGCAGGGCATTCTTCTTCATAAGGTTCATGGAGTCCTCCGGCCCGTTCGGCGAACGCGGCGGGTGGAACCTCGACAACATCCAGTTCTTCGCAAGGTAG
- a CDS encoding pilus assembly PilX N-terminal domain-containing protein — MIRNRSRRTGAALALVVLFGLVLSILAGAVYTLFQVNVRSHAYNRDRIQARYTAEAGVNLSVHMIMGGADIPQGTYPEQFLPEPPALGFYDLPGEDLGTVRVFVDPSQRNAEVATSNAYAVRALAHIGSGDSTYTYGMETVVLPENFARFATFLNEPPLDGYYGDGYRFDGPFFGNGPVCLWSSSSSSTNDIWFYRFSLASDYYIYGTSGSGSHQTSPQYSNLTVQPIERMLMGPPYFELGVDPIPFGPDEVNWQDARDAAISGGLYLTAAQVPNGTRMILRGDTLLGDTLLMCTSDGGPVQRIYIGSLSNRVIWIENGATDRIYLKSYPNYSPWSDPISPEGITQPLTIGCNGHVYTLGPLQYHDRNILDMDNTTLLGIVIVYGDFVIARDPDLVGGTDWPLSDPLWKIVADSDIEYDCTVMVLNGEFVAQDANYPNPAADFMFVGGYIVNGEGITTIGTRGWYTVIYYDSRLMTMHPPFFPQTGRWDVGYWKEWPELTLDLLDDDLY, encoded by the coding sequence ATGATCAGGAATCGATCCCGCAGGACAGGCGCCGCGCTGGCGCTGGTGGTGCTGTTCGGGCTTGTGCTCTCGATCCTGGCCGGGGCCGTCTACACCCTGTTCCAGGTGAACGTCAGGAGCCACGCCTACAACAGGGACAGGATACAGGCCAGGTACACGGCCGAGGCCGGCGTGAACCTCTCCGTCCACATGATCATGGGAGGGGCCGACATACCGCAGGGCACCTACCCCGAGCAGTTCCTCCCCGAGCCGCCCGCTCTGGGCTTCTACGACCTCCCGGGCGAGGACCTGGGAACGGTGCGCGTGTTCGTCGACCCGAGCCAGCGGAACGCCGAGGTGGCCACCTCCAACGCGTATGCCGTGAGGGCGCTGGCCCACATCGGTTCGGGCGACTCCACCTACACCTACGGCATGGAGACAGTGGTGCTGCCCGAGAACTTCGCGAGGTTCGCCACCTTCCTCAACGAGCCGCCGCTCGACGGGTACTACGGCGACGGGTACAGGTTCGACGGGCCGTTCTTCGGGAACGGGCCGGTGTGCCTGTGGAGCTCCAGCTCATCGTCCACCAACGACATCTGGTTCTACAGGTTCAGCCTGGCCTCCGACTACTACATCTACGGGACCAGCGGCTCGGGCTCGCACCAGACCTCGCCGCAGTACTCGAACCTCACGGTGCAGCCCATCGAGAGGATGCTGATGGGCCCGCCGTACTTCGAGCTGGGGGTGGACCCCATCCCGTTCGGGCCCGACGAGGTGAACTGGCAGGACGCGCGTGACGCAGCCATCAGCGGAGGGCTGTACCTCACGGCGGCCCAGGTACCCAACGGAACCCGGATGATCCTCAGGGGCGACACCCTCCTGGGCGACACTCTGCTGATGTGCACCTCCGACGGAGGGCCGGTGCAGAGGATCTACATCGGGAGCCTGTCGAACCGCGTGATCTGGATCGAAAACGGGGCGACGGACAGGATCTACCTCAAGAGCTACCCCAATTACTCGCCGTGGTCCGACCCCATATCGCCGGAAGGTATCACGCAGCCCCTGACGATAGGGTGCAACGGCCACGTCTACACCCTGGGACCCCTGCAGTACCACGACCGGAACATCCTCGACATGGACAACACCACGCTGCTGGGGATCGTCATCGTATACGGCGACTTCGTGATAGCGCGGGATCCAGACCTGGTAGGCGGGACGGACTGGCCCCTGAGCGATCCCCTGTGGAAGATCGTAGCCGACAGCGACATCGAGTACGACTGCACTGTCATGGTTCTCAACGGGGAGTTCGTCGCCCAGGACGCCAATTATCCGAACCCTGCCGCAGACTTCATGTTCGTGGGCGGATACATCGTGAACGGCGAGGGCATCACCACCATCGGGACGCGCGGGTGGTACACGGTCATCTACTACGACTCGCGCCTGATGACCATGCACCCTCCGTTCTTCCCCCAGACCGGGAGGTGGGACGTCGGCTACTGGAAGGAATGGCCCGAGCTGACACTCGACCTCCTGGACGACGACCTCTACTGA
- a CDS encoding type II secretion system protein — protein sequence MRSTRTSSDAPGAGAPGSPPVSARGFTLIEIAIVIAVMGVLLGAVLLLFQAGSRSADMAGESAEASMDARTALDALETCLQTAGSRDGAPAAHPVTEASVGRIVFHGRSGRGDACEIVIEPRPGGGFTIREGQAASFESAAGLLLEFAYFDGTGGRLSEEDLSSASGCDMIRRIDFRIETAGGAGALSGSASPPNLSL from the coding sequence ATGAGATCGACGAGGACCTCTTCTGACGCCCCGGGCGCGGGCGCGCCCGGATCACCCCCGGTATCCGCGCGGGGCTTCACCCTGATCGAGATCGCCATCGTCATCGCGGTTATGGGAGTGCTGCTCGGCGCGGTGCTGCTCCTATTCCAGGCCGGCAGCAGGTCTGCGGACATGGCGGGCGAGTCGGCGGAAGCATCGATGGACGCCCGCACCGCGCTCGACGCCTTGGAGACATGCCTCCAGACGGCAGGTTCCCGCGACGGAGCGCCGGCCGCGCATCCCGTCACGGAGGCGTCCGTCGGCAGGATCGTCTTCCACGGGCGCTCGGGCCGGGGCGATGCCTGCGAGATCGTCATCGAACCCCGCCCGGGAGGCGGCTTCACGATCCGCGAGGGCCAGGCGGCCTCGTTCGAGTCGGCCGCCGGGCTCCTGCTGGAGTTCGCGTACTTCGACGGGACCGGCGGGCGGCTGTCCGAAGAGGATCTCTCGTCCGCCTCCGGGTGCGACATGATCCGCAGGATCGACTTCCGGATCGAAACCGCCGGCGGGGCGGGAGCCCTGTCCGGCAGCGCGAGCCCTCCTAATCTGTCACTCTGA
- a CDS encoding HD domain-containing phosphohydrolase — translation MAQAPERDPGLTVFQAVLWLAAGLAIPGVEPGWNRDITLEMLLVTWAVALVASSFAYLTSRGVSVTLLPAFAAFLSTAGFTGAIEAAFTASIFVGHLGYSIRIGRTRSSALRHSARMAMVSWVGLRAARAAASAVLPDPEGLPAMAGVLVLSHLVFVFAVAILRGLGAGDRLFPGLSAIPGTTQRLLLPMAFLPLFIPAVDDVLSDIGKGGDPLFMILGASALISAQIAITVSLEKSKWAKGRSLSIQRSLASLSERLSRSTSTVHALQALALEAQGAFAPRSVRIGYPGFAVLRPSGTAPPPEPPLTRRGRTGLTVEVWADEITVLDKSRLDSFISLTEAALQNLELGKRVSLEAWSCMEAMVYSLDRADHRLSGHSRRVARLAVEIGRRLGLQSGLLDAVRMSALLHHVAPAVLGAPADEGFDDQELSAFSLPEEAMTGLVGMNEHYDGSGQPSGLSASSIPISARILAVADEYVSELERGTPQTAMSVVSLRAGSLFDPAVVSTLASSLELGFEV, via the coding sequence ATGGCGCAGGCGCCTGAGCGCGATCCCGGCCTGACCGTCTTCCAGGCCGTCCTGTGGCTGGCCGCGGGGCTCGCCATCCCGGGCGTCGAGCCCGGCTGGAACAGGGACATCACACTGGAGATGCTGCTGGTGACATGGGCGGTCGCGCTCGTGGCATCCTCGTTCGCATACCTCACATCAAGGGGCGTCAGCGTCACCCTGCTGCCCGCGTTCGCAGCCTTCCTCTCGACGGCCGGTTTCACGGGGGCGATAGAGGCCGCCTTCACTGCCTCGATCTTCGTGGGGCATCTCGGCTATTCGATCAGGATAGGCAGGACGAGGAGCTCTGCGCTCAGACACTCAGCACGGATGGCCATGGTATCGTGGGTGGGTCTCAGGGCGGCCAGGGCGGCCGCATCGGCCGTCCTCCCGGACCCGGAGGGGCTCCCCGCCATGGCCGGCGTGCTGGTGCTGTCGCACCTCGTGTTCGTGTTCGCAGTGGCGATCCTGAGGGGTCTCGGCGCAGGAGACAGGCTGTTCCCCGGGCTCTCCGCGATCCCCGGGACGACCCAGCGCCTGCTCCTGCCCATGGCCTTCCTCCCGCTGTTCATCCCCGCCGTGGACGACGTGCTCTCGGACATCGGCAAGGGGGGGGATCCCCTCTTCATGATCCTGGGGGCATCGGCCCTGATCTCCGCCCAGATAGCGATCACCGTATCCCTCGAGAAGTCGAAGTGGGCCAAGGGGAGATCCCTGTCGATCCAGAGGTCCCTGGCGTCCCTCTCCGAGAGGCTCTCCAGATCGACATCCACCGTCCACGCCCTCCAGGCACTCGCCCTCGAGGCCCAGGGCGCCTTCGCACCCCGCTCGGTCCGCATAGGGTACCCCGGATTCGCGGTCCTCCGTCCCTCAGGTACCGCTCCTCCGCCCGAGCCGCCCCTGACGAGGCGGGGGCGCACCGGGCTGACCGTCGAGGTCTGGGCGGACGAGATCACGGTCCTCGACAAGTCGCGTCTCGACAGCTTCATCTCCCTGACCGAGGCCGCCCTGCAGAACCTCGAGCTTGGCAAGAGGGTGTCGCTGGAGGCCTGGAGCTGCATGGAGGCGATGGTCTACTCGCTCGACCGGGCCGACCACCGCCTGTCCGGCCACAGCCGCAGGGTCGCGAGGCTGGCCGTCGAGATCGGCAGGAGGCTGGGCCTCCAGAGCGGCCTGCTGGATGCGGTGAGGATGTCCGCCCTGCTCCATCACGTCGCGCCTGCGGTTCTCGGCGCCCCGGCGGACGAAGGGTTCGACGACCAGGAGCTGAGCGCCTTCTCGCTGCCGGAGGAGGCCATGACCGGCCTCGTGGGGATGAACGAGCACTACGACGGCTCGGGGCAGCCCTCCGGGCTCTCGGCGAGCAGCATCCCCATCTCCGCCAGGATACTGGCCGTGGCCGACGAATACGTGTCCGAGCTCGAGAGGGGAACGCCCCAGACCGCGATGAGCGTCGTCAGCCTCCGGGCAGGCAGCCTGTTCGACCCCGCCGTGGTGAGCACTCTCGCATCCTCGCTCGAACTCGGCTTCGAGGTCTGA
- a CDS encoding HD-GYP domain-containing protein, whose amino-acid sequence MRMPIDMRAVLRIKPSLPLALSLAVLAASALVSDCVTPLRIILLASTVILGLMPFWREGDQRLSLDRIPATAMFAACSPEYAYLLSFSAFLFSTLLYFSIRDRRPDLRRALLDAALSPAVTLGLASIMPVRGWLSFALLFLGAGAGGLLAKSVSTRMTSAILHVRPWSVSFALSLPLSMLVSHAASAGDTAAAAVLLGSAAAFSTLAKTRLDAQKTYVELASETALQNNLAAELSTASSVGQYMGLLEAYLHSATGETTILSRQESGGWTGWTENRQHAVVDRYLPPASAHPPGSVAEGFHFGGAEGTLLGLSSSPDMLMFVPGKAGKSLAAMDPVLRKNLVSLITHSWKAVGHSMAIEEAFIAAAMMLARLADSKDDYTHGHSIRVSRLSQKIGRELELSPDMLRTLMVGALLHDLGKVAIPVEILTKRGLLTREERGIIERHPAEGTRILGTLGGYDMVRSIVQSHHERLDGKGYPLGLSGRDIPFPARIVAVADTFDAITSRRSYRENSDVRTAVDAINAGAGTQFDARIVSALVRVLAGGEPADGAGA is encoded by the coding sequence ATGAGGATGCCGATCGACATGAGGGCCGTCCTCCGCATCAAGCCCTCCCTTCCCCTCGCGCTGTCGCTCGCGGTCCTGGCGGCCTCCGCCCTGGTCTCCGACTGCGTCACTCCCCTGCGGATCATACTCCTGGCCTCCACGGTCATCCTCGGCCTGATGCCCTTCTGGCGCGAGGGCGACCAGAGGCTCTCGCTCGACCGCATCCCGGCGACAGCCATGTTCGCGGCCTGCAGCCCGGAGTACGCATATCTCCTCTCCTTCTCGGCATTCCTGTTCTCGACCCTGCTCTACTTCTCCATCCGGGACAGGAGGCCGGATCTGCGGAGAGCCCTCCTCGACGCGGCGCTGTCCCCCGCGGTGACCCTGGGCCTTGCCTCGATCATGCCCGTGCGGGGATGGCTGTCCTTCGCCCTGCTCTTCCTCGGTGCAGGCGCCGGAGGGCTGCTGGCGAAGTCCGTCTCGACGAGGATGACCAGCGCCATCCTCCACGTCAGGCCCTGGAGCGTATCCTTCGCCCTGTCGCTTCCGCTGTCGATGCTCGTGTCCCATGCCGCCTCCGCGGGCGACACGGCTGCGGCCGCCGTGCTCCTCGGCTCCGCGGCGGCCTTCTCCACCCTCGCGAAGACGAGGCTGGACGCCCAGAAGACCTACGTCGAGCTCGCATCCGAGACCGCCCTGCAGAACAACCTCGCGGCCGAGCTCTCGACCGCCTCCTCGGTCGGCCAGTACATGGGTCTGCTGGAGGCGTACCTGCACAGTGCCACGGGCGAGACGACCATCCTCTCCCGCCAGGAGTCGGGGGGTTGGACGGGCTGGACCGAGAACCGGCAGCACGCGGTGGTGGACAGGTACCTTCCCCCGGCATCCGCGCATCCCCCGGGCTCGGTCGCCGAGGGCTTCCACTTCGGCGGGGCCGAGGGCACTCTCCTCGGTCTGTCGTCCTCTCCCGACATGCTGATGTTCGTACCGGGAAAGGCCGGGAAGTCTCTCGCGGCGATGGACCCCGTCCTCAGGAAGAACCTCGTTTCGCTGATCACGCACTCCTGGAAGGCGGTCGGCCACTCGATGGCCATCGAGGAGGCGTTCATAGCCGCGGCGATGATGCTAGCGAGGCTGGCCGACTCGAAGGACGACTACACCCACGGCCACTCCATCAGGGTCAGCAGGCTGAGCCAGAAGATCGGGCGTGAGCTCGAACTCTCCCCCGACATGCTGAGGACGCTGATGGTCGGCGCCCTCCTGCACGATCTCGGAAAGGTGGCGATCCCGGTGGAGATCCTCACGAAGAGGGGTCTCCTGACCAGGGAGGAACGCGGGATCATCGAGAGGCACCCCGCCGAGGGCACGAGGATCCTGGGGACCCTGGGCGGATACGACATGGTCAGGAGCATCGTGCAGAGCCATCACGAGAGGCTCGACGGGAAGGGCTACCCGCTCGGGCTCTCGGGGAGGGACATCCCCTTCCCCGCACGCATCGTGGCGGTGGCCGACACTTTCGACGCGATCACCTCGCGGCGGTCCTACCGCGAGAACAGCGACGTGAGGACCGCGGTCGACGCCATCAACGCCGGCGCAGGGACCCAGTTCGACGCCCGGATCGTATCCGCACTGGTGCGGGTGCTCGCGGGGGGTGAACCGGCCGATGGCGCAGGCGCCTGA
- a CDS encoding cobalamin-dependent protein (Presence of a B(12) (cobalamin)-binding domain implies dependence on cobalamin itself, in one of its several forms, or in some unusual lineages, dependence on a cobalamin-like analog.) — protein sequence MRVLLVQSPSGRGEPPVFPLGLAFLAGQLEGHEVSALDMSVDPSDRLRETVTGSSPPDVVAVSLRNIDDSSYPDTWSYLRPFESMLGILEGWDGTLLAGGPGFTINAPEIMRRYGRIDAGVAGEGEEILPGLLNGPSGLRRSRALHRAAPVDLAAIRPPDYSILPLGPYDRHFGIGVQSRRGCAFGCTYCTYAFLGGRAFRCRSAASVASDIGSIRSLGGTRFMFVDSVFDAPATFFHELIGLDPGISGGLEWGAWIDAGIPVEDIDAMAAAGCRKVDFSPDAITRAGMRRLGKTGDFRSIVRSVRRARSAGMDVGVNFFSGNPGEGFAALLAKFAFMVSARLLLGYRHTTVHIGTIRVYRGSRIAEEMKADGRVPGDCDFLDPVFLPAGGASGLLLGAFQALRRTRHD from the coding sequence TTGAGGGTTCTGCTCGTTCAGTCGCCTTCGGGTCGCGGTGAACCGCCTGTCTTCCCTCTCGGGCTGGCATTCCTGGCAGGGCAGCTCGAAGGGCACGAGGTTTCCGCGCTGGACATGTCGGTAGACCCTTCCGACCGTCTCCGCGAGACCGTAACCGGTTCGAGCCCGCCCGACGTCGTGGCCGTGTCGCTTCGCAACATCGACGACAGCAGCTACCCGGACACCTGGTCCTATCTGCGGCCCTTCGAGTCGATGCTCGGCATCCTGGAGGGATGGGACGGCACGCTGCTGGCCGGAGGCCCCGGCTTCACGATAAACGCCCCCGAGATAATGCGGAGATACGGGAGGATAGACGCCGGTGTGGCGGGGGAGGGCGAGGAGATACTGCCCGGACTGCTGAACGGTCCTTCCGGGCTGAGGCGGTCCAGGGCCCTGCACAGGGCTGCGCCCGTGGATCTGGCCGCCATACGGCCGCCCGACTATTCGATCCTGCCCCTCGGGCCCTACGACAGGCATTTCGGGATCGGTGTCCAGAGCAGGAGGGGCTGCGCCTTCGGCTGCACCTACTGCACATACGCGTTCCTGGGCGGCAGGGCCTTCAGGTGCAGGAGCGCGGCTTCGGTCGCATCCGACATCGGGAGCATCAGGTCGCTCGGAGGCACCAGGTTCATGTTCGTGGACTCGGTGTTCGACGCTCCCGCCACCTTCTTCCACGAGCTGATCGGACTGGATCCCGGCATCTCCGGCGGTCTCGAATGGGGCGCCTGGATCGACGCGGGGATCCCCGTGGAGGACATCGACGCGATGGCGGCGGCAGGGTGCAGGAAGGTCGACTTCTCGCCGGACGCCATCACCAGGGCGGGGATGAGGCGCCTGGGGAAGACGGGCGACTTCCGCTCGATCGTCAGGTCGGTACGGAGGGCCAGGTCGGCCGGCATGGACGTCGGGGTGAACTTCTTCTCCGGAAATCCGGGCGAGGGGTTCGCCGCGCTCCTGGCCAAGTTCGCCTTCATGGTCTCGGCGAGGCTCCTGCTGGGATACCGGCACACCACTGTTCACATAGGCACCATCCGCGTCTACAGGGGTTCCAGGATCGCCGAGGAGATGAAGGCCGACGGGAGGGTGCCGGGCGACTGCGACTTCCTCGACCCGGTCTTCCTCCCTGCAGGCGGCGCCTCAGGCCTGCTCCTCGGGGCGTTCCAGGCCCTCAGGAGGACGAGGCATGACTGA